The DNA sequence AATCACGTGAACACAACTCATTTAAACAATTCGAATCAGAAACTTTTTGTATATTTGATGAAGATCaagattacaagaaaaaaaagatagatgGATTTACAAGGAGGTCCGGGCCTTGTTGGCATATTACGCCAATGAAGAGGTCTAGCAGCGttttttctttgaatttcaATCGCTACCACATCGCTGAATATgttaaaaaagcaaagaaaaaacatgCAAGAAATATCTTTCTgtgtacttttttctttcttcttctttttcttctttttttatgttgttggtTATTTTATGACTAACTACTTCAAACGCAATAAAACTTTTTAGCTCAAGAttgaaatgaaaattaaaaGATCAATGTGAATCTTTGGTTGGACTGCATTTCTGATGAGTGGCTTGTGGCCTATGATCCTCTGAACCAGAACCCTCCTGCCTGGACCGCGGGGTCCACTTCAGAGGTAGCCTCTGTCCTGCCACACAACACTATAATTAGATTGTCAGTAAGAGGCAGAGAGTGTGATATTGGATGAAGCCTGCGGGATTCGCTCAAACATGTTGTCATCGGCCTTTTTCAAACATCGTGCATGTAAGATTCTCTCGGAGGCAGGAGCCGATGAGCCCAATAATATGACCACCTGCAGCTACATTTTCATTACAAACCTGATTTTACTGTGGGAGCTAAACCTTTATTGAATAATCCCTTGTAGAAAATTGTGTTTATACAAATTGTCATAATGATGACCCGGCAAATGATGCACACCTCCACACTCCTTGTAATGTGATAAATAGGCTTTATGCCAAGTGGATGATGGAGCTCATTCTCGCTCTGGAGTGGCAGCAGAAAATGGTTCAGAGGGTAGATTACGGTTTGATAAATGTCACCATTGTGGAAGCTGCAGTTTTCTATTTAATCTTGTATGATGGAGCCGAGCCAGGAGCAGATTGTTACGCACATCACAGCGGGACCTTCACAAAGGGAGAGGAAACACAGTGTGGAACGCTGAGATCTAATATCAttgttcttttcattttctcacTGAGGCTTCCAGCTGTTACACACCTAGCTGTTTTCTACAAACAGAGGAGAGATCCACTCTAAAACACTTTGATACTGAGGGGGAACATTAAATATCTGCTTCACAATTTCAGCCACATCCTCAGACTATCAAGAAGTAAAGCATGAATCAGACACAACATTACACTCagaaatcatttattttgactCTTGCCTTCAGTATTTGGTGTGTTTTTTATCACTGGAAAGACAAGTTGTAAAAATGCTGGCCTTGAGATGTGCCACGTGTTGGTAAGTTTACTTGTAAATGGCAGTTATTATGACTCGTGATGATGCATCTAATTTTAATTGCACAAATGTGATCTTTCAGTTTATAGCAACATATTTGCTATAATTCATTGTGAGATGGAAGCAAGTGATCATTGCTATTTCCACATGTCTCTCTCTAAATGGTCAAAAAAATATGGTTCAGATTTGAGGTTTTCCATCTTGTATCACTTGCGGAAAAAAGACATTTCTAATTCTACAGTACATGACATCTCATACTTCGCCACAAATCGCAGGTCACTTAAGGGCATTTACCAGTTGAATCGGTCCATCAACAGGCTTCAATCAGAGCCTCGCTGGCTTCACTAACATCAGAAGAGCAGATCCTTGATGAACAGAAATGGGATTCGCATAGCGACTTCCCCCGTGTGTTGCACAAATAGAACCAGCAGCCTCCCTCTCGCACTCCTGCTCGTGATTGCAAATAACTTATTTCTGAGGTTCTTCAGTTTGTTAATGACCCGAGTTTCATGTCGGTGTGTTTTTTTAGTAGCCAGTTGCAGATTACGGTTCTGTAATATACCGATTTATGGTGTCCATGgctctgaggatgaggagctcGTGGACAGCCTCGTCATGGAAAAACCCCACCCAAGACCACCACCCCGCATCAGTGCTGTTTTATTAGTATTGACCTGCGATTAAGTGTACTGTACCTTCATAAACAAGTTTCTTGGATGGACATCAACTTAGCTAGTAGAATGTGGGCCAAAATAACCATTAACTTATAGTTTacttgaaaatgtaaaatacaTTACTAATATTTTATGATCACATATGTTAAAATGCGAGTAAACGGGGAGTTTGTGGGTAAAGCACGGACCTCTCAGCCCTCAGTATTTGGGAATCTCTGACAAAGCCTTTCTCTCTTGCATCCCTCTCCgcatttctttcttcctcactGCAGGGTGCCGTTGCTTCATTGCTCCACCTAGACGAGCTCATCTCCCAACCACGGACGCCAGTGCCATGCTGGAGGTGTAATCCTCCACCCTCTTTTCTGCGCTTCACTGGTGTAATCCCAAGCCAAGCAAAGCAAATTCAAACTTGTAGCAAACCGAGATGTCAGACCCTGATTCCTCCTCGCCGGCGGACTCCTCGCTGCCTCTGACCTCCCCTCGCACCCCTCTGCAGCTCTCCTTCCCCTTCCTGAGGGAAGGCAGCCGCGTttgggagagggagaggaaacCGCCTCAGCCTGGAGAGCTGCCCAGTCCACTGCCAACCAAACGCACCCGCACTTACTCAGCGTGAGTTCATCTGCACTATATTACCTTAATAATcatttactatatatatattatatatattaggaatgggcgatattttatcgttcacgatatactgtcaaaaaaattccccacggtaagaatttctcatctcgcggtaaaaacgataaattcctgttgatgatgtttttgtgtcaaactgatttatggttctgcgttaaatccacgcacaacgtacgtgaaggaaggaaggaaggaaggaaggaaggaaggaaggaaggaaggaaagaaagaaagaaggaagggagaaaagaggaagggaagaaggaaggagagagcaggaggaaagaaggaaggaaggggaaaaaggaaggaaggaaggaaggaaggaaggaaggaaggaaggaaggaaggaaggaaggaaggaaggaaggaaggaaggaaggaaggaaggaaaggaggaaggtagggagaaaagaggaagggaagaaggaacgagagagcaggaggaaagaaggaaggaaggaaggaaggaaggaaggaaggaaggaaggaaatgagcctgaaagaaagaaagaaagaaagaaagaaagaaagaaagaaagaaagaaagaaagaaagaaagaaagaaagaacgaacgaacaaacgataaattcccgttgatgacgtttttgtgtaacaaacatggcggatctgagagcgagatagatttatagttgaaaaggtggagttgaattggtattttttttatcgtcatttttatcgttatcgggataaatgccagaaattatcgtgatacattttttagtccataccgcccatccctaatatatatatatatatatatgtgtgtgcctttgtttttctctccgtctctctttctctgcagGACAGTGCGAGCCAGATCAGGTCCTGTATTTAAAGGAGTGTGTAAAAACTTCTCCAGATCTCAGGGTCATGGATTCATACGTCCCTCTCACGGAGGAGAGGACATCTTTGTTCACATCTCTGAGTGAGTGGTCCCACTGAACAGTCCAATCGTATAAGTTTAATCTGACATGATTTACATTTTCATTAATTCGTTTTGTGAAAGTTAAGTTGTTTTGGTCTATGAATGCAGAAGCAGATGCTTCCATCTCACTGAAACAGTGTATCCAGAAATCATTTTTGGGTACCAAGGAGCAGTTTAATGAGCTGTGGTCTCAAGTAGCATCGGCTCTCGAGGTCAAGGCTGTGAGATCAATCCCGAGCCCTGTCACGTGGGTTAAGGAGTCTTTGGGCTGGACTGCCTTCACCCCGGCCTCTAGGCTCACACCACAGCCTATTTTGCACAtatcagatttatttttgtaatgttttcggctctctgaacagttcaaatggcaggaaatcactttcatttgtggttctaaatcggacaTGCATAAGATGTTTTCCAATGTGACTGAACTGTCGGGTTTTTAGGATGTTTCTGGATGAAACTTGCTTAAGTGAAGCCGGTCATGTCACAGTCCCACCACTCCTGGCTCTGGTCGCTCATCCACACACATCTCTTTACACAAGCTTGAAGCCGTTGCTCCACACATGACcatctttagaaaaaaaaaattaatttgtgTTCTTCTCATAgtaatatgtttattttatttttttaatttgtcggCTTCTACGgcacaaaaactttaaaaagaaatcatACCGGGTCACTGCTGCGCCCATGTTCACTTTCGTACACCTACGTTCTACGCATGCGGGTCACTTCAAAGTAGAAGCCTGTTGATAGTGAAGTCTGCTTTAAGACACAGTTTAAGTACTAATGTATACTAATAAACAAATACtaacaaaaaaactaatcttGGAAAAGATTAgtcctgcagtgtgaacgtaggcTCAGGGATCACAAGGCCAGAGAGAAGGTTGTGCCAGAAAGGACATCTGATGTACAATCTATGTCAAATCAACATCAATATGGTGATCTGCtgaatggaaaataaaaaaaaatctgctttttgAGCTGTTTGTTAAGGAAATTGTTAAAAAGATTTAACGTCTCCATGAACGTTTTATACTTTTTTAACACTTCTGACCAGGGTAACTCTtaccttttttttaagtggcacAGTTGTCTTTCTCCGTGTTAAAATAACAGTTTTAACTTCATCTGAAAGAATATTTCCTTACTTTTAGGAAGCATCATTCAGTTCTCACAGTCTCCCATCATCAAAAACCAGCCAAAACTGCTCTGGGTTTGTGTCTCTTGTAAAACCTACCtaggattttttttgtgtgtaaaagACATCAATACTGATGAAACTAGCTCCCAGAGCAACGGTGACATCATGCCTGCAGCAAATAAGAGACTGAAGAAAGTGATGCCGGAAGAGAAGTCGACAGAACAAGAGAGCAAAGAAAGAGTTTGTCAGTGTCTACAAAACCCCCTTTGATTTGCTTTTATGGCacaacacattttcttttttcagaaatGGTCACCAGtcaaatcaaatgaaaacatGTTGAATACAGGGACATTGGGTGAATTCAACTTAATTAATCAtgtctttaaatgttttaaattagATTAACAGTCCAGTGAAGACAGTGTCTTTAAGCTTTTCACTCAGTGTCATATGAAACCAGTATTTTTATAAGCTATAAACATCTAGGAGCTGGTGTTCTCTGCTATTGAAGTGTGTGATGTTATCACACCAAGATCTAAAAAGCTTTGGGAGCGTAGAAATATTTCTGTGGCCAAATAGATATCTATAttgtaaagaaaagtctctaggTTGTAGAGAGACCACTTTGTTTGAGGCTAAAAGAGATTTATAGACAACTTTAGTGGATACATTCACGAATATGACCTGAGTGGGaagtgacaataaaaaaaaaaaatttaatccaAAAGGAGCAAcaactaaaaataaaacaaactccAGTGAACAGATTGGTGAACACCACATAACATAGGCTGGACTGGCCGTGGTTTGCGGTTGCTTAGCAGCCTGAGCGACTGGGCAGCTTGTGGTCATCGATTCAGCTATAAAATCTCCATCATATCCGCAAAATGCTTGAAGACGACGTAAGGCCATCTGCCAGACAGATGACACTGAAGTGAAGAGGGCCACTTAGCAGGATAATCGTGGTCAGGGTCTTCAAAGAATGGCTCTAAAAAAAGACATGGATATTATTTGATTGGCCGATTCAAAGTTTGAATTTGAACTGCTGAACATCTTCCTACATAAAAAATGTTGAATTAATGCTTTGTCAAAAAGAATGATGTATGAATGAAACTAATATAATAACAACTAATTTTAATGTTTCCAATGATTCAAaggtaataacattttaacaaataattgtttttattttagcaaCAAATatgtaaggaaaaaaataaatagattactttttttttttgtcatgacTGTACTGTGTAGAGTTTTTATTATTGGAAATAATTTGGAGATGGCATCATTGTGATGCCTGCAGGGTTATGGAGATCACTGATAGAGATCTTTATTTCTTGCTACTAATCATAACTCCTAACTCTCTTTCGCCAGTATTCATTTTCAAACACCTTTACATAGGGGtgtgtacagtaatccctcgctataacacggttcacctttcacggtctCGCTGCTTCGTGGATtttcattgtgcatcgtgttctgcattccgATTggttaaacagtctccccgcttcttcacttcctgtgtcaataacgttggttgcttagcaacaatgctgagaacggccaatgagcttcagcagagcagctcaagaacgggaccctttgatgaatcgttcattacagttctcagatataacccatggtggcatgtcggttataagaatctttttgcccagaagaaaaaagagcgacaacaacttcccataactatgttcttctctcgaaaaaacacacctgcaccgcgggcttcagaagaaaaagacactACAGAGCGGAGTCGGAATGCAGCCGCACACtcttctcccgttcaaatcctgCTACTTGCAATTTGatccttgtataataattgtaaaaaaaaaaaaaggtttctacTTCCCGGATTTCACCTAtgacgggttctttttggaacgtaacccccgcgaaaaacgagggattactgtattggCAAGAACCTCATAATACAATACATATCCCAATAAATGTTTCCCAATACGATATGTGTCCCGATACACATATCACGATACAATACCTATTGTAACATTGTGACATATCAAAGTATTTTACTTGGTTAACTTAGTCAAAAACACAAGTTGCAGTACATGCACACTGGAGGATACTGTCCgaggacaaactgagtcaaaattTTGTTTCTAAAAAACTGCACCTGTTTTATTTAACTGCATCGCATAGGTGCtttgatcaaataaaaaaaaaagctttcgcAAACATATTGCAAAAGTGCTACATGGCACTTGCTGAACACACTGAGGTGAAACATATGAagaaaataaagtgcaaaataaaaaacatagacACTGAAATTGGTAGCCAAATGTGTCACTGAACAcagaatatataaaatatggtgCATTGTTAGACACACAAAATTGTGGAATACGTTTTTCCTAATAAATCGATATTAGAAAATACATGATATATCGCTGTATCGATATTTTTTAACACCCCTACCTTTGTGACTGATTGGAAATGTACTAATTTCCGTTTGCACAGATTACAGCTCCAGGATCAGTCCCATGTTGGCAAACCGTACTATACATCCAGAAAGCCATTCtcagtaatgaatgaatgagcaaTACTTTAACTTTTTTGACTTGTTATATTTCTAAagcttttttctgtttctttggaCAGCATTGAGGGGGAGTACGTGCCTGTGGAAGGGGACGAGGTCACCTACAAAGTGTGCCCCATTCCTCCCAAGAACCAGAAGATCCAGGCTGTGGACGTGCTGATCACCCACCTGAATCCAGGCACCAAGCACGAGACCTGGTCGGGTCAGATCATCAGCTCCTAGAGAAGCACTGCAAGGTGGCTCAGCTGCAAAGGCAAAGAGGAACTCGGGTTTAATTTgaagttttatgttttagtgGGTATAAACTAATGGTAGCACCGGGTCTGGGGAGTGGTGGGGGGAGCGTTAGCCTGCAGTTTAGTGAAAATCGGCCTGAGGATGGTTTGATGTGGAAGGTGAGCACTTCAGTATAAAAGTTAGGTTAGGCTTGAAATTAAGCTTTGAATGtatttgtttgaatgttttCCTGTGGCAGTCATGATTTTGTCATTTGGGGTTTTAAGTTTTGATTAAAGGGGTTGGAAGTCGGGTTACAAAAAGTTGAGGTTCAAGATGAGGAGCTGAGAGTCTGCACCAGCACTGGACTaggatcggggataaaaatcaGTTGAGAACTCAGCGGTTGTTAGAGGTTAAGTCTTGGTTTAGATAAGATGTCAATTACGCACTGTACTAAAGGCTGTTATGCATTTAGAGCAAACTGGAGCCAATATTTAAGAAGTGTGGCGGTTTCAGATTCAAGGGACCAGTTTGATGAAAGAGTCTAGTTTACTCCCAGTTTCTCCACTGATGCACAATGCGTGCCACCGCTGCAAAAATCCgtctttaaaaaaggaaagcttGAAAACGCATATTTAGCCACGTTTTATCTCTTGTCATAACGTGAGGGACAGAGGTaatttttttcaagaaaaaaaaagaaaaagctccaaGCTCTATATGTTGTTTACAGTAGTTTTGATTTAACAGCAGAGCAGCAGCTTTTCAGATAGGCTTccctaaaaataaaatgttcaaGGCTGCTTGACGTGCCAGTAAAGAAACCAAACGAGTGTACGCTTTCGCACATTCAGTTTGTTAAGGGTGTTTCTGTCTCAGGAGCTGCCACAAGCTCCTACATTTTAGGAATGATGTTCCTTTCTGATACTTTAGCACTTAGATATTTTGTCTACCTTGGAATTGTTGAAATCCAGTATTATTGTAGCCACTTCCTATGACGGTCTTAGGTTTCCGTGGTAGAGACGGTATACAGGGATGTTGCGTTGGCCTGCCGCTGGAAAAACCAGGCCAGAGGGTTTGTGTTTGGGGAGAAATGTGAGAGAGATGGGAGGAGAAACGGGGAAGGGGCAGAGGATGGAGTGATGATCTTTAGATGTACTTGAGAGCAGACACCGATAGATTTGAAATGTTTTAAGGAAGCAAGATGAAAATTGAAGTCAACAGTTGTCAGATGAAGGTGAATCTTGAAGAAATAATTTGACTTCTTTTTGAGAAATATGCATATTTGCCTCATTGTGAGGAGTTAGATGAGTCAACTCACCTCACTCAATAGCTATATATAGAAGAGATCATGTAGGTGAGCCACAACTATGTACCTTTTAATAATTTCTTTACTTTTGTTTACTTAACTAAAGGTCACACAGGGTCTCGGTCCGGTTTTTACATCggtttgtctcgtcttcaggGCGGCTAAAGTCCCACAGGGAGCGTTTCAAAAGTAGATCGGTTCCAAGTATTCGTGAGTCACAGAGGATCACGTGGTAATGGCGCTACAGTCTGATcgttttattttacaaaaaaaagattgtatgGTGTCAAGGAAAATTAGCATTTCGACTTCTGAGCTCAACATCTCCACGCAGGTGGTCCAAATTTCTATAAAACCCTCTGAATTGTTTAATCACCGCCTCTACATCCTGACCTAAAGTCAGTGTAGGAGTCAGTGCCTACCTGTTGGAGCCCATGGTTcatagtgttttattttgaaagtccaaCAGGTTCTCAATGTCACTCTAAAGACAGACTTCTGGTCAGAGCGATCGGCTGAGTGTAAATCTTGATATTGACGCTGTTTATTGGCGGTCGAGCTTTAAGCCTAAAGTTATGCTCTTACTGATTCCTTCGCCTAAAGTTTGACGACTACGTCAAGTCAACGTGGAccgtaaaaaaaacaatgcaggaAGCATTAGGTCACGTGACTTACTGGTTTCTGTAAAAACGACTGTTGGTCAACATTTATCAGCTCCGTTGCTATGTCTGAGCGACATGTGTGgtgaaaacaaaaaggaaacttataccccttttccaccaaaccggttcccggcctggttctgggccagtgctgcttttggaaccgggctttctgttctcactgacaaagaactggctccgggccagaaaaagcagttccaaggtagcaccaactctttgctgggctagaggaaagaaccgctaaATAAGCGGAGGGGAcagagttgttaagaccaacggcagtAGCGAGACGGAGAGATTTTCAAATCAGCAACGAATTAATATGGATGCGATATGATCCACCGAGGGTGCTACGCGGATCAAGTCCGTATTCGAGTAAATACGTTGCTGTTGCTTCAATTTTCGCGCCAATGcaaatgcagcgacgtaactgacgtttggagtgacgtaatgacgttgctccccttagcacccgagctatgaaaaagcaaaccgtttcagctggttcgcaagttgaatgagttgtgaaccagaaccagccccggaaccagtttggtggaaaaggggctgCAACTTAGAAACCCTCACCTACACTACCGCCCAGCAGTTGATGGTGTAGTTACAGAGCAATGCAACAAACAACGCAGAAGTATAAACGCCAGCGACGGCGTAGGGGCTGTGGAACAAAGTACCACATTTTATACAGCCTAAAAGAAAAACCACAATAGAACTGCGAAACTATAAATTGTCTTAATATGGactattttaaaatatacaacaACATCTATAAGGAAACTTGCCAGCTTTGTAAGCCATGTAAGCAAATACGCACACTTcatcaaatgttgaaatatttATTCAAATGATTCACGACACGGTAAAAAGGATCCTTTGCTTCCTCTGTGGTCAACAGACCCCCACCTGTGGGAACGCCAACAGTTAGGAGAGGGGCTTGGAAAGTTTCTtaagttactgaaaaatatatgagaaaaaacaaaacaaaagctttcAGATGTAAGTTTGAAatgaaagtatttatttattgacttatttattttcatttgtaaCTATGACAACATCAGGTGTTTGGTAATTAAACGCTGCATTTCTAAGTATTTGTCAAATATGTAGCCTGTTTGAAGACACGGCAAAACCTCACTCTGATGATACTACCCTGTTAAAATCCCTTTGCTATGTCATGTCATAATAGacatggaaaaaaaactaaaatcagaATCAAGGTTTCTAATTTCTACATAATCTTTGTCTAATTTTTAATGACTACTACATgcagttttgttgttttggaaATTGGCATGTTCTGTACTGTTTGTCGTGTAGATTGTGTTTCCTCCTGCGGTAACACAAGCAGAGCCTTCAGAGAGGTCGTCGTCACTTCTCCTATGCATCTTTCAGTTCTCGTCACGCATTTGACTTGATATCATGGTAGCACACCGCATccgtttcatttatttactgtgAGACAAATGAGTTTGAGTTCTTTGCAGgcacttttatttttgtcagatCACTGTGATACTTGTCTTTTGTCGTTAAGAAAAAGTTTGAATAAAGCTTACAACTGTATTCACAAACCTGTGTGGAAATGGTGTTTGGATATTAAAGCACTTGTtctgtgcttttttctttttttttcttcctccagaTCATATTTGCTCTTAGGCTCAGTAAAAGTATGTAGGGCAGTTATTTTAAGGACCCCCTCTCAACTTTGGCAAAGTTTTTCTGCTCAGTTTTTCAGACAGCTGTGAGGAATGACAGGAACTCTTTATCTGCAACGTGTTTTGTGTGTAGCGAAACTATCTGTcctttatttaaataaaatacgATTTTGTAGGTTTAAAACACACGATTATGAAGGTGTTGGATAAGGACATGACTTCAAATGCCAAGTTGCAAAAGCACAGGATGTTTTACTTTCTTTCATCTCCCGAGTTGAATCAACAACATCACAAAGAGATAAAAAACTAGAGCGATTCTCAAAGTCCAGGGTGGGGTGGATCCTTCCAATTCATGTCCTTTTTTGGGCAGAGAAAGGCAGTTTACTTgcattaaaaaacagaaaacggaACAATCCCAACCAGTGGAAATGTTTCTTTCATGGAAATAGCTCCATTTAATAAATGTTTGAGAGAATCCTGTATGGGAATTAAAGTGGATCCACAGAGCACACTGTGTTCACCGCAGCGGCGCAACAGACTCATTCGTGCTGAAAACTTCTGTATTCTTTGTCTTAAAaaaatgtctgtgtttgtaaGGATTCAGAAGTGTGAAGcagatattttgacttttatcaCTAATTAtgagaaaacaaaacaggaaaataTTGTAGAATGCTAAATTAAATTAACTAATTTTCCACATCTCATCCCTGGATGATAAAGTGCTTCAAACGTTCTGTTAGATATCAAAAATCACATAATTACATATAATCATGTACTTCTGCAGCCTGGCTTAGTTCCCGGGCCCGATGTCTGGTACACTCATGATCCATATTCACATGAATCCAAATTTCACTCCTCATTTTCTAGTTCTAATTTTTCAGTCATTAACAACTCAGATCAATAGATGTCAGTAATGCATTGAGTTCAAACCATATCCGGATGATCCTGTCCAatatccttttttatttattttttttttaacattctttCTTTTGGGAAAGTTTCATATACATTGAAATTACTCTGAAGGATTCCAAATGACAGATATGAGACGTTCTGGTTaaaatctgcaaaaatgataagGAAAA is a window from the Cololabis saira isolate AMF1-May2022 chromosome 19, fColSai1.1, whole genome shotgun sequence genome containing:
- the csdc2a gene encoding cold shock domain-containing protein C2a codes for the protein MSDPDSSSPADSSLPLTSPRTPLQLSFPFLREGSRVWERERKPPQPGELPSPLPTKRTRTYSATVRARSGPVFKGVCKNFSRSQGHGFIRPSHGGEDIFVHISDIEGEYVPVEGDEVTYKVCPIPPKNQKIQAVDVLITHLNPGTKHETWSGQIISS